Proteins from a genomic interval of Spiroplasma diminutum CUAS-1:
- a CDS encoding Pr6Pr family membrane protein: MKSYQFQLTYKYFFGLLSFFTIFSYYIWNIATGDEVLNTYGGNYEIYTIDFFTTFTLLSNVLVQIWFLSAAINHNKEGESKFLSYTTANSLATMITVTLIVYNFVLIPVDGFPSHPFSIFVTLVDHAIVPIAFILYVNLFMRNKQRVSQKEFFIKKFWIQFVMVLAYCIFAMTRGELRYNSGDYYYYYDASGKLINLLYPYFFLDIHNVGPAGLPGIVWFFIAFFGIIGLLVGFSSLYNFINNKVITKKFYIQYIKGEDFVV; this comes from the coding sequence ATGAAATCGTATCAATTTCAATTAACATATAAGTATTTCTTTGGTCTATTATCTTTCTTTACCATTTTTTCATATTATATTTGAAATATAGCAACTGGTGATGAGGTTTTAAATACTTATGGTGGAAATTATGAAATATATACAATTGACTTTTTTACTACTTTTACTTTATTGTCAAACGTACTAGTACAAATTTGATTCTTATCAGCTGCTATTAATCACAATAAAGAAGGTGAAAGTAAATTTTTAAGTTATACAACTGCAAATTCATTGGCAACAATGATTACAGTGACATTAATTGTATATAATTTTGTTTTAATTCCAGTTGATGGTTTTCCATCACATCCATTTAGTATTTTTGTAACACTTGTAGATCATGCTATTGTTCCAATTGCATTTATTTTATATGTAAATTTATTTATGAGAAATAAGCAACGAGTTAGTCAAAAAGAATTTTTCATTAAAAAATTCTGAATCCAATTTGTTATGGTTCTAGCTTACTGTATTTTTGCAATGACTAGAGGAGAATTAAGATATAACTCTGGAGATTATTATTACTATTATGATGCTTCAGGTAAATTGATAAATTTATTATATCCATATTTCTTCTTAGATATTCATAATGTAGGTCCAGCAGGTTTACCAGGAATAGTATGATTCTTTATTGCTTTTTTTGGTATTATTGGATTATTAGTTGGTTTTAGCTCATTGTACAATTTTATAAACAATAAGGTTATTACAAAAAAATTCTATATTCAATATATTAAAGGTGAAGATTTTGTTGTTTAA